ATATATTGCAGCATATAagcccattcacacactattaaatatatataacaaACATAAAATTTTTTGGAAAATTCGGGGCGGGACATGGATAAATATTCATGCTTTTTCCCCGTATCCATTTCAGGTGGGTGCTGTTGCATGTCTGGCAATTTACAAAAGAGTGATGAAGTGTtgctatatacatacatacatatatatatatatatatatatatatatatatatatatatatatgtatatatatacatacttatatatatatatgtatgtctgccggaataaattaatatattactttatttttaacatttaaacccCCACactgttttcttttattttgtagtagcagCGACTTCCTCTCCATTTGGTGTCTTTTTAAACTTCAGCATTTTTGAGGCGGAAGAGtgaatagatcaggggtcaccaaccttttttactgattaatgcgaagggctaccagtttgatacacacttcaataaattgccagaaatagccaatttgctcaatttacctttaatatatatatctatatatattaaaaaaaatgggtatttctgtctgtcattacgtcggacattttttttttcccatttaaaggttttttgtagaaaataaatgatgaaaaaaacacttcggtttaaaagaggagaaaatacgaaaaaaaatcaaaatattaaattttgaaacatagtttatcttcaatttcgactctttgaaattcaaaattctaccgaaaaaaagaagagaaaaactagatcATTcgaatttttttgcaaaaataatttatggatcatcactagtaattttagaattttgatgacatgttttaaataggttaaaatccaatctgacatttgttagaatatataacaaattggaccaagctatatttccaacaaagacaaatcattatttcttctagattttccagaacaaaaattttaaaagaaattcaaaagacttttgaATTGAcctgggtccggtccgatgaccatggatgaagtactggctgtccagagtcgagacccaggatggaccgctcgtcgggacccaggatggaccgctcgcctgtgtatcggttggggacatctctacgctgctgatccgcctccgcttgagatggtttcctgtggacgggactctcgctgctgtcttggatccgctttgaaccgaactctcgcggctgtgttggagccactatggaatgaactttcacagtatcatgttagacccgctccacatccattgctttcggtcccctagaggggggggttgcccacatctgaggtcctctccaaggtttctcatagtcagcattgtcactggcgtcccactggatgtgaattctccctgcccactgggtgtgagttttccttgcccttttgtgggttcttccgaggatgccatagtcgtaatgatttgtgcagtcctttgagacatttgtgatttggggctatataaataaacattgattgattgattgactttgaaataagctttaaatttgattctacgaattttacagaatatttttttttgaattttaatcataagtttgaagaaatatttcacaaatattctttgtcgaaaaaacagaagctaagatgaagaattaaattaaaatgtatttattattctttacaataaaaaaatacttcaacattgatttaaattgtcaggaaagaagaggaaggaatttaaaaggtaaaaaggtatatgtgtttaaaaatcttaaaatcattaaggttgtattttttttctaaaattgtctttcggaaagttataagaagcaaagtcaaaaaaataaatgaatttatttaaacaagtgaagaccaagtctttcaaatattttcttggattttcaaattctatttgagttttgtctctcttagaattaaaaatatccagcaaagcgagaccagcttgctagtaaataaataccatttaaaaaatagaggcagctcactggtaagtgctgctatttgagctatttttagaacaggccagcgggcgactcatctggtccttacgggtacggctttggtgacccctggtctagactgaCAATGCTATCCAATTATGCAACTgctattttttttcaacagaaCTAAAGATTGTAGACAACCTTCTCCAGATCTGTGATGGCAGGACCAGGTGGTGAGAGGCTGGAGAGGAAGTGACATCACAGCCAGGACAAGCAAACCATGCATTCTGGGTGTACACTTACTTCTTTATTTGGacacaaacacttattttgaaaagCACACTTCCTGTCACGTTTCATCACCAAGCTGAGGAATGATGCAGAATAGACATTTACACTTGGAATAAATTATGGGATGTCCTCTCCGGGCCAACGAGGTAGTTATGTGACCATGTACTCCTGGCGTTTGTTGAGGCGCACCTGGCACAGCGAGACGGCGCCCACGGCCACGTAGACGGCGGCAGCGATGAAGCAGTTGATGCCCACCTGGCTGTAGAGGCCGTAGATGATCTGAGGAGGGTTTTTACTGGGCGGGGACAACCGGCGACACGTCAAATAAACACATCGGCCTCACTTCCTGTTGGAAACTACTCACTCGTTCTTGATGTCCTCTTCGGTGAACGGGACGTCCTCGATCAGCACGGCTGACTTGGCGCTGAAGAAGATTCCCAACATGgcctgaaaaataaacatgtctttgTCACACACTTACTAGTCATGCAGCAACACAAACTTTGTCACACACTTACTAGTCATGCAGCAACACAAACTTTGTCACACACTTACTAGTCATGCAGCAACACAAACTTTGTCACACACTTACTAGTCATGCAGCAACACAAACTTTGTCACACACTTACTAGTCATGCAGCAACACAAACTTTGTCACACACTTACTAGTCATGCAGCAACACAAACTTTGTCACACACTTACTAGTCATGCAGCAACACAAACTTTGTCACACACTTACTAGTCATGCAGCAACACAAACTTTGTCACACACTTACTAGTCATGCAGCAACACAAACTTTGTCACACACTTACTAGTCATGCAGCAACACAAACTTTGTCACACACTTACTAGTCATGCAGCAACACAAACTTTGTCACACACTTACTAGTCATGCAGCAACACAAACTTTGTCACACACTTACTAGTCATGcagcaacacaaacataaacatgtCTTTGTCACACACTTACTAGTCATGcagcaacacaaacataaacatgtgTTTGTCACACACTTACTAGTCATAcagcaacacaaacataaacatgtCTTTGTCACACACTTACTAGTCATACAGCAACACAAACTTTGTCACACACTTACTAGTCATACAGCAACACAAACTTTGTCACACACTTACTAGTCATGcagcaacacaaacataaacatgtCTTTGTCACACACTTACTAGTCATAcagcaacacaaacataaacCTCTCTTTGTAACACACTTACTAGTCATGCAGCGACACAAACATAAACCTCTCTTTGTCACACACTTACTAGTCATAcagcaacacaaacataaacCTCTCTTTGTCACACACTTACTAGTCATAcagcaacacaaacataaacCTCTCTTTGTCACACACTTACTAGTCATAcagcaacacaaacataaacCTCTCTTTGTAACACACTTACTAGTCATAcagcaacacaaacataaacCTCTCTTTGTCACACACTTACTAGTCATACAGCAACACAAACTTTGTCACACACTTACTAGTCATGcagcaacacaaacataaacatgtCTTTGTCACACACTTACTAGTCATACAGAAACACAAACATAAACCTCTCTTTGTCACACACTTACTAGTCATACAGCAACACAATCATAAACATGTCTTTGTCACACACTTACTAGTCATACAGCAACACAATCATAAACATGTCTTTGTCACACACTTACTAGTCATGcagcaacacaaacataaacCTCTCTTTGTCACACACTTACTAGTCATACAGTAACACAAACATAAACCTTCTTTTACACACTTACTAGTCATACAGAAACACAAACATAAACCTCTCTTTGTCACACACTTACTAGTCATACAGCAACACAATCATAAACATGTCTTTGTCACACACTTACTAGTCATACAGCAACACAATCATAAACATGTCTTTGTCACACACTTACTAGTCATGcagcaacacaaacataaacCTCTCTTTGACACACACTTACTAGTCATACAGTAACACAAACATAAACCTTCTTTTGTAAACACTAGGAGAGTGACatcatacaatacaatacaatatgatagtgtaattatgacaacaaaaCTTGAATTATAACACATGTTGACCTATGTCAGCAAAAGTATAATAATGACAACAAAAGTTAAAAACCACTAAAGTGTGATTGAtaacaaaagtgtatttatgacaACAAAAGTTTGATTATGAAAACAAAAATGTGATTATGACAACAAGTATCATtaagacaacaaaagtgtgattatgacaaGTGTGATTATGTCAACCAGTGTGATtaagacaacaaaagtgtgattatgacaaAAGTGCGATcatgacaacaaaagtgtgattttgacaaaaaaagtGTGATTTTGACAACAAAAGTGAGATTATAACAAAAGTGAGATTatgacaaaagtgtgattatgacaacCTATGTGTGACcatgacaacaaaagtgtgacTATGACAACTaaagtgtgattatgacaacaaaagtgtgacTATGACAACTACGACAACTaaagtgtgattatgacaacaaaagtgtgattatgacaaGTGTGATTATGTCAACCAAAGTGTGATtaagacaacaaaagtgtgattatgacaaAAGTGCGATcatgacaacaaaagtgtgattttgacaaaaaaaagtgtGATTTTGACAACAAAAGTGAGGTTATAACAAAAGTGAGATTatgacaaaagtgtgattatgacaacCTATGTGTGACcatgacaacaaaagtgtgacTATGACAACTaaagtgtgattatgacaacaaaagtgtaattacgacaacaaaagtgtgattattacAATAAAAGTGTGATTATGGCAACCAAGGTTGAAATATGACAACAAAAATGTGATTATGACATTACAGGTGTGactatgacaacaaaagtgtgattatgacaacaaaagtgtaattacgacaacaaaagtgtgattattacAATAAAAGTGTGATTATGGCAACCAAGGTTGAAATATGACAACAAAAATGTGATTATGACATTACAGGTGTGactatgacaacaaaagtgtgattatgtcAAGAAAAGTTGAATTATGACTATAAAAGtgtaattatgacaacaaaagtgtgattatgacaacaagtgtgattaagatgacaaaagtgtgattaagatgacaaaagtgtgattatgacaacaagtgtgattaagatgacaaaagtgtgattaagatgacaaaagtgtgattaagatgacaaaagtgtgattatgacaacaaGTGGGATTAAGatgacaaaagtgtgattatgacaacaaaagtgtgattatgacaacaagtgtgattaagatgacaaaagtgtgattaagatgacaaaagtgtgattatgacaacaagtgtgattaagatgacaaaagtgtgattaagatgacaaaagtgtgattaagatgacaaaagtgtgattaagatgacaaaagtgtgattatgacaacaagtgtgattaagatgacaaaagtgtgattaagatgacaaaagtgtgattaagatgacaaaagtgtgattaagatgacaaaagtgtgattatgacaacaaaagtgtgattatgtcAACCAAAGttgaattatgacaataaaagtttgattatgacaacaaaagtttgattatgacaacaaaagtgtgattatgtcAACCAAAGttgaattatgacaataaaagtgCGATcatgacaacaaaagtgtgattttgacaaaaaaaagtgtGACTTTGACAACAAAAGTGAGGTTATAACAAAAGTGAGATTatgacaaaagtgtgattatgacaacCTATGTGTGACcatgacaacaaaagtgtgacTATGACAACTaaagtgtgattatgacaacaaaagtgtaattacgacaacaaaagtgtgattattacAATAAAAGTGTGATTATGGCAACCAAGGTTGAAATATgacaacaaaaatgtaattatGACATTACAGGTGTGactatgacaacaaaagtgtgattatgtcAAGAAAAGTTGAATTATGACTATAAAAGtgtaattatgacaacaaaagtgtgattatgacaacaaGTGGGATTAAGatgacaaaagtgtgattatgacaacaaaagtgtgattatgacaacaagtgtgattaagatgacaaaagtgtgattaagatgacaaaagtgtgattatgacaacaagtgtgattaagatgacaaaagtgtgattaagatgacaaaagtgtgattaagatgacaaaagtgtgattatgacaacaaGTGGGATTAAGatgacaaaagtgtgattatgacaacaaaagtgtgattatgacaacaagtgtgattaagatgacaaaagtgtgattaagatgacaaaagtgtgattatgacaacaagtgtgattaagatgacaaaagtgtgattaagatgacaaaagtgtgattaagatgacaaaagtgtgattatgacaacaagtgtgattaagatgacaaaagtgtgattaagatgacaaaagtgtgattatgacaacaagtgtgattaagatgacaaaagtgtgattaagatgacaaaagtgtgattatgacaacaaaagtgtgattatgtcAACCAAAGttgaattatgacaataaaagtttgattatgacaacaaaagtttgattatgacaacaaaagtgtgattatgtcAACCAAAGttgaattatgacaataaaagtgtgattatgacaacTTAAGTGcgattatgacaacaaaagtgtgattatgtcAACCAAAGttgaattatgacaataaaagtgtgattatgacaacTTAAGTGcgattatgacaacaaaagtgtgattatgtcAACCAGAGTtgaattatgacaacaaaagtgcgattgtgacaacaaaagtgtgattatgacaacaaaagtgtgattCTGATAAtaaaagtgtgattatgacaacaaaagtgtgattCTGATAAtaaaagtgtgattatgacaacaaaagtttgattatgacaacaaaagtgtgattatgacaacaaaagtgtgattatgtcAACCAAAGttgaattatgacaataaaagtgtgattatgacaacTTAAGTGCGATTATGTCAACCAGAGTtgaattatgacaacaaaagtgcGATTGTGACAACAAAAGTGCGATTATGACAACGAAAGTGTGATTCTGATAAtaaaagtgtgattatgacaacaaaagtgtgattatgacaacaaaagtgtgattatgacaacaCATGTTGACCTATGTCAGCAAAAGTACAATAATGACAACAAAAGTCcgattatgacaacaaaagtgtgattCTGTCAAACAAAAGTATAATTTTAAcaacaaaagttgcaaaattCTTGAATTGGCAACAGTATTGTGAGAAAGCTACGGCAAAGACTATCTTTTGAGGCTTACTTTTAATCAATTTAACATgttatgaatttgttatcaatgttttatAAGTTTCTTTtaatccaaaaaaacaaaaattggaaaacaaaatcTGGatgtttcacttgtttaaaaCGGCAAATACTTAAAAATGGACACTAGGTGGCAGTATAAGCACACATCCTCACAGCTCATTGTCAAATGACTTAAATGTGATAAAGAATTACAATTACAGAAAAGGAACAACACCAAAggcttcatttatttatttattgtctgTTGTCCACAAGTTGAAAACATTGAAAATGTCCAACTCATTTACATTTATTGTAAAGTGCAAGACtgtttgttggtaaatgagagacgatgagggattatcatcacacttcaacacctCTAACATGTAATTTTGCCAGGTCAGCAACAATTTGTTGAGAGTGGTTTTCTTACCACGGATAAATAAAGGTTGAAAACAACATAAGTATTTTTACTGTGTTTTTCTAAATGTTtgtatactacattacccagaaggctctGCGCTGTTAACCCAaaataccctatttccttgaattgccgccgggcatatagtatgcgcctgtctagaattactgccgggtcaaacttgctttgcaaaataattagcgcgtgcttactatTACCACCGGCTCAAActcgagtgacacttcctctgtcatcattttcaaaatggaggaggctgatttcaataccggtaatttgaaatcgcataaagggaagaagattaagagctattcagtaggatttaaagtccaagagcgagcggagaggaggagcggaagagcgacctggactaaagttttattgaaaaacgaacaaagtcaaactgctcaagccatgtccttccttggcggtcctgggaacccgcaagacgacggcttgagaccgtcacaataccgtagctgcgtgtgtcaaatatgagtcattaaatgactcccgcctcctggtggtagagggcgctagtgatccttcttgcgactactcggctgcagaagaagtgaaattaatgacgtgatatgtgctggtgGAGGTGAtataggaagatctccattgagttttttaaaactgaagaaagataaggaagacttctataaacaagttattgatgcttttgatcaggagctagcatggacttcatttataagtaaaggtaagaccatgataacgttttatttttatttttataaaatctgcttttcatgatggtatccttacatcacactcaaatttttactgcatgcctttggtaagtgccggagtgagaagaggttttaaattaattagcgccccggcgggaattcaaggaaatacggtaactaatAATCCAAAGGCCAACAAAATTCACACTTCCAAGATCAgaacacttcctgttttgtcacaTGACAACGAGAATAAATCACATGATAAGacgaaaaaaatacatttgtcagAAGTTCCTCATTCTTGTCTTACATTGACAGACACAAAGTAACGGTAACGTGAAAGTGATTCAGCGTACACGGTTAAAACGGGATCAGTCTAAACGCTGGAAAACAACGGCTGTCGTGGATTTAAGATGATTTTCTTTCTAATGATTCGCTAATTAAACGTGAATGATGGTGTAGATAATATGGAGACAGACAAGCTCACTTCTCACCACAAAAAACAGGACAATAAAACGTCGATGTTGACACGCGTGTCCAGGAATTAGTCGCATCCCGGCTTTTCGTCTCTTACCAGCATTATGACTCCCCAGATGCTGATCACGATGCCGCACGCGGCCATCTTCGGCCCGCAGAAGAGCAACGACGGCATTGTGTCCGCAAGTCTCTTTTCCAAATCACACGCTGCTTCTTTCTTGGATTCGCCGCAAAAAAAGAGACCGAAATAACAACGAAAGAGGACAGCCTGTCGTGGGAGAGGCGGTCAGCTGATCTCTTCGTCATTCGGCTTTGCTCGGTGAAAGTCGACAACCTTCGTCGTCCGCAGTGAAGCGACCAATGAGAACGACAAGACGAAAGACGTCCCGCCTATTTCTGGAGAACACTGACCAATGGCGTGTCGCATGCAGTGAAGCGGCCAATGAAAACGACAGACGAAAGAAGTCCCGCCTCTTTCTGTAGAACACAAACCAATGGCGTGTCGCAACAGTGAAAGACAGATAAAAGACGTCCCGCCTCTTTCCGTAGAACACCAACCAATGGAGTGTCGCATGCAGTAAAGTGGCCAATGAAAAACACAAacgaaatattatttatttaccatttatttatttaccatatttaccatttatttattatttaaataagtCCGGCCTCTTTCCGTAGAACACCAACCAATGGCGTGTCGCAACAGTGAAAGACACATATAACACGTCCCGCCTCTTTCCGTAGAACACCAACCAAGGCGTGTCGCATGCAGTAAAGCGGCCAATGAAAACGACAAACGAAAGAAGTCCCGCCTCTTTTGGTAGAGCAGCAACCAATGGAGTGTCGCACACAGTGAAACGACAAACAAAAGACGTCCCGCCCCTTTCCGTAGAGCAGCAACCAATGGAGTGTCACATACAGTGAAACGACAGATGAAAGACGTCCCGCCTATTCCCGTAACACACCAACCAATGGAGTAT
The window above is part of the Nerophis ophidion isolate RoL-2023_Sa linkage group LG04, RoL_Noph_v1.0, whole genome shotgun sequence genome. Proteins encoded here:
- the rnasekb gene encoding ribonuclease kappa-B, whose product is MPSLLFCGPKMAACGIVISIWGVIMLAMLGIFFSAKSAVLIEDVPFTEEDIKNDKNPPQIIYGLYSQVGINCFIAAAVYVAVGAVSLCQVRLNKRQEYMVT